Proteins co-encoded in one Quercus robur chromosome 8, dhQueRobu3.1, whole genome shotgun sequence genomic window:
- the LOC126697764 gene encoding SAM50-like protein SPAC17C9.06, protein MANSDEEKQSQTPPNSEATAEEDREENDVVEEDENEDDEEPEPPQKQHKSRESLLSEHKSRMENLFRRMQRERVNLRVHDLIIKGNTKTKDSIIEPELEALKNASTMQELLDAAGRANARLQQLEIFDSVKITLDKGPPELPDTANVIVEVVETSSTFTAECGAYSKPAARSWTAEGTLKYKNWFGYGDLWDGSVAYGPNQTSEVSAGVFLPRVRGLSTPVLARASLLSQDWQEFSSYKERSLGFSINLLSTKYHDLAYNLGWRTLTDPSQMSSRAVRRQLGHSLLSSLKYTFKIDRRDSSMRPTKGHAFVSTTQIGGLAPDHRSLRFLRQEFDLRYAIPFGFYRAALNFGISGGVLFPWGQGFLNKPSPLPERFFLGGDFSPVCSLAGPTSMYGFKTRGLGPSEPRRQNRENSDGPGRDYLGGDLAVTAFADLSFDLPVKWLREFGVHGHIFAGAGNLSKLTENEFRNFSPQKFLESFRISVGGGVVVPTKIFRLEANYYYLLKQHEHDRGKTGFRFSFSPRF, encoded by the exons ATGGCAAACTCAGACGAAGAGAAACAATCCCAAACTCCACCAAACTCAGAAGCAACCGCCGAAGAAGACCGCGAAGAAAACGACGTCGTTGAAGAAGACGAAAACGAAGACGACGAAGAACCAGAACCGCCACAAAAGCAGCACAAATCCCGAGAGTCCCTACTCAGCGAGCACAAGTCGAGAATGGAGAACCTGTTCCGCCGAATGCAAAGAGAGCGAGTGAATCTCCGAGTCCACGACTTGATCATCAAGGGGAACACTAAGACCAAGGATTCGATCATCGAGCCCGAGCTCGAGGCCTTGAAGAACGCCTCCACGATGCAGGAGCTGCTCGATGCGGCCGGAAGAGCCAATGCGAGGCTTCAACAGCTTGAGATTTTCGATTCCGTGAAGATCACGCTCGACAAAGGCCCGCCGGAGTTGCCTGACACCGCCAATGTTATCGTCGAGGTCGTCGAGACCAGTAGCACTTTCACCGCTGAGTGCGGCGCTTACTCGAAACCCGCG GCTAGATCTTGGACTGCTGAAGGTACTCTCAAGTATAAAAATTGGTTTGGTTATGGGGATCTGTGGGATGGTTCTGTGGCATATGGTCCCAACCAAACATCAGAGGTCAGTGCTGGTGTGTTTTTGCCGAGAGTTAGAGGACTGTCGACTCCTGTGCTGGCACGTGCATCTTTGCTTTCCCAAGATTGGCAAGAATTCTCTTCCTACAAAGAGCGATCCTTGGGCTTTTCTATTAACCTATTATCCACCAAGTACCATGACTTGGCATACAATCTTGGATGGCGTACCTTAACAGATCCATCACAAATGTCGTCCAGGGCAGTAAGGAGGCAGCTGGGACATAGTTTGCTTTCATCTTTAAAGTATACATTTAAGATTGACAGGAGGGATTCATCCATGAGACCCACTAAAGGTCATGCTTTTGTTTCTACTACTCAAATAGGTGGCCTTGCACCTGATCACCGGAGCTTGCGGTTTTTGCGCCAG GAGTTTGATCTTCGTTATGCTATCCCTTTCGGATTTTATCGTGCTGCCCTCAACTTTGGGATCTCTGGTGGTGTTTTATTTCCATGGGGCCAAGGATTCTTGAACAAGCCCTCACCTTTGCCAGAAAGGTTCTTCTTGGGTGGTGATTTCTCTCCAGTTTGCAGTTTGGCAGGCCCAACGTCTATGTACGGATTTAAGACAAGGGGACTGGGACCTTCAGAGCCACGAAGGCAAAATAGAGAGAATTCTGATGGTCCTGGAAGGGATTATCTTGGAGGAGATCTTGCTGTCACTGCTTTTGCAGACCTTTCTTTTGATCTTCCAGTTAAGTGGTTAAGAGAATTTGGAGTCCATGGACACATTTTTGCTGGTGCTGGCAACCTCTCTAAATTAACAGAGAATGAGTTCCGGAATTTCTCTCCTCAGAAGTTCTTGGAGTCATTCCGAATCTCAGTTGGCGGTGGGGTTGTTGTCCCTACAAAAATTTTCCGTCTAGAG GCCAACTATTACTACCTACTCAAGCAACATGAACACGATCGTGGGAAGACTGGCTTTCGATTTAGCTTCTCTCCTCGcttttag
- the LOC126697765 gene encoding uncharacterized protein LOC126697765: protein MAKANNDNNTDLFTSLISDIKSYSGNDPLLPWLRGIRKMKDSLPSQVLNEKLPRFLQKCAQTFDSDRRYKNDLRYLRVWLQLMDFVEDPKTLLKTMEVNQIGKKKSLFYQAYALYYEKIKKFEEAEKMYHLGVQNLAEPADELQKSYEQFLHRMERYKNKRIQRRDVRTSKRPLSASNIPPKGSKTELNKENCRESWHDRALPETLPDAQFPKKIGPGTISKQQVTTQRETLCGDDTVVVKFVDTAIVGKSEAEDACHHGLVDPTINMKEAMNAINSMFREPIETTVGRRSHRSRPKEDGLNNGFQVFIDENLGNNQKEKGSSILQHSGTKTCSSQQEPFKIYVDDEGCSEIGERDESENLEQSDVQNLTEGSHGIAFVFPSPNDVSSEGSDDQNVQSSPQAKFREDTVVCRFVGSTISDEPEVENVCHHGLVDPTINLKEAMDDINNMFGKPIDFVRTKRSKKQDKVADSKRGFGGFSILPDDDLVQQEVQLKPKLSGTSKECDLFEPTVFTKEAMDDINKLFGMPLDF, encoded by the exons ATGGCCAAAGCCAACAATGACAACAACACCGATCTCTTCACCTCCTTGATCTCAGACATCAAATCCTACTCTGGCAACGACCCTCTTCTCCCATGGCTCAG AGGGATCAGAAAGATGAAGGATTCGCTGCCCTCGCAAGTTCTGAACGAGAAGCTGCCACGGTTTTTGCAGAAGTGCGCGCAGACCTTCGATTCCGATCGCCGTTACAAAAACGACTTACGATACCTCCGTGTTTGGTTACAGTTG ATGGACTTTGTGGAGGATCCAAAAACGCTTCTGAAGACCATGGAGGTGAATCAAATTGGAAAAAAGAAGTCTTTGTTCTACCAAGCATATGCTCTTTACTATGAGAAGATCAAGAAATTTGAGGAGGCTGAGAAAATGTACCATTTGGGTGTGCAGAA CCTTGCAGAGCCTGCTGATGAGTTGCAGAAATCATATGAGCAGTTCCTTCACCGCATGGAGAGATACAAGAACAAGAGGATCCAG CGCCGGGACGTAAGAACTTCCAAGAGGCCATTGTCTGCCAGCAACATTCCTCCCAAAGGCAGTAAAACTGAATTAAACAAGGAAAATTGTAGAGAAAGCTGGCATGACAGAGCTTTACCTGAAACACTACCTGATGCTCAATTTCCTAAGAAGATTGGACCTGGAACTATCTCTAAGCAACAAGTAACTACTCAAAGGGAGACACTTTGCGGTGATGACACTGTTGTGGTGAAGTTTGTAGATACTGCCATTGTTGGAAAATCTGAGGCTGAAGATGCTTGCCATCACGGGCTGGTTGATCCTACAATAAATATGAAAGAGGCCATGAATGCCATTAATAGCATGTTTCGAGAACCTATAGAGACAACAGTTGGTAGAAGATCACATAGAAGCAGACCAAAAGAAGATGGTTTGAACAATGGATTTCAAGTGTTCATTGATGAAAATTTGGGCaataatcaaaaagaaaaaggttcttCAATCCTGCAGCATAGTGGGACTAAAACTTGCTCGTCTCAACAAGAACcgtttaaaatatatgttgatgatgaaGGATGTAGtgaaattggagagagagatgagagtgAAAACCTTGAGCAGAGTGATGTTCAAAATTTGACAGAAGGTTCCCATGGAATTGCTTTTGTGTTTCCTAGCCCAAATGATGTTTCATCTGAAGGTTCTGATGATCAGAATGTGCAGAGCTCACCTCAAGCAAAGTTTAGAGAGGATACTGTTGTTTGCAGATTTGTTGGCTCAACTATTTCAGATGAGCCGGAAGTTGAAAATGTTTGCCACCATGGCTTAGTAGACCCCACAATCAACTTGAAGGAGGCTATGGATGATATAAATAACATGTTTGGGAAGCCAATTGATTTTGTTAGGACCAAGAGATCGAAAAAGCAGGACAAGGTAGCAGATAGTAAAAGAGGTTTTGGTGGGTTTTCTATACTTCCTGATGATGACTTGGTACAGCAAGAAGTTCAGCTGAAGCCAAAATTATCTGGAACATCGAAAGAATGTGATCTGTTTGAGCCAACTGTGTTTACAAAGGAGGCGATGGATGACATAAATAAGTTGTTTGGAATGCCATTGGACTTTTAG
- the LOC126697766 gene encoding non-classical arabinogalactan protein 30-like, protein MASSQLIVLVSSLLLLSLAFPTISAYETVSGNKTVPSNKTTEKKTEVVVEGIVYCQSCEHTGTWSLSGATPIPSAKVSVICKDHKDRVSFYKVFVTNPNGYFYAELDGFKMGNPLLDHPLQGCQVKLVSSPVENCNLLTNVNYGLYGAPLRYENKRLVGQTYEAVIYAAGPLAFRPAHCPFTAHN, encoded by the coding sequence ATGGCAAGCAGCCAGCTCATTGTTCTTGTCTCCTCACTTCTGCTCCTCTCTTTGGCCTTCCCTACCATATCTGCTTATGAAACTGTCTCAGGAAACAAAACTGTCCCATCAAACAAAACAACAGAGAAGAAAACTGAAGTAGTAGTGGAAGGCATTGTTTACTGCCAGAGCTGTGAGCACACAGGCACATGGTCTTTGTCTGGGGCTACACCAATCCCTTCAGCTAAAGTAAGTGTCATCTGCAAGGACCACAAAGACAGAGTCAGCTTCTACAAGGTTTTTGTAACAAACCCAAATGGCTACTTCTATGCAGAACTTGATGGATTCAAGATGGGTAACCCTCTATTGGACCACCCCCTCCAAGGATGCCAGGTGAAACTTGTTTCATCTCCTGTTGAAAATTGCAACCTCCTCACCAATGTCAACTATGGGCTATATGGCGCTCCTCTTCGTTACGAAAACAAGAGATTGGTTGGACAGACCTATGAGGCTGTGATCTATGCTGCAGGTCCCTTGGCTTTCCGCCCAGCTCATTGCCCTTTCACAGCTCATAACTAA
- the LOC126696652 gene encoding uncharacterized protein LOC126696652 → MKSSFRSCIRDLTKFHSPGIVVVTETRISGSRAGDILRSLPYDGIHTTDPIGFAGGIWLLWRKDMADLEVLAATEQEIHAIVKVNNFDHPWLLSAIYGSPRFAERKILWENLCSVSTLHNLPWAIVGDFNDVLNDSEKLGGNRVNMTRATAYSDCMSSCNMIDLGFSGPIYTWTNRRDANGLIQTRIDRCWANPSWTITYPEANVTHLPRISSDHCPLLLSLSRAVHNKPQRPFRFEKMWLTHPGFPAIVDRAWDHAPNLAQAISSFTNYATVWNKEVFGNLFARKKIILARLIGVQKAIAVKPSPFLLSLDQELSLAYSEILNQEEDFWALKSRLDWQTQGDRNTAFFHVKTITRRKFNRIDRLKNHLGEWLTNEQQAVTLSEDDSSLLSANVSSLEIKNAIFSLKPYKAPGVDGLHAGFFQHFWPTLEQSVTEEIRTIFASGVMPTYLNQTLVVLIPKRVGPELLGHFRPISLCSTIYKAVTKIIVNRIRPFMHQLVSPFQTAFIPGRKGRDNMIIAQEILHSMGKKKGRTGVMALKIDLEKAFDRLEWSFIREVLLHFNFPSNLIALIMECISTSSVAILFNGGKLEPFLPSRGIRQGDPISPYIFILCLEYLGFLIHEKINNKAWKAVKASRSGPAFTHLFFADDLILFGQASVSTSSAIDDVLNHFCQLSGQKVSNDKSRILFSKNTPLATRDSICNNLGFLETTKFDKYLGFPLKFSDRGSKDFDFIIQRTQEKLAGWQANLLSLAGRRILIQTSSTAIADYVMQGALLPSRVCQELDRAHRNFLWASTPEKRKMHMVNWDKVTSPTDHGGLGIHASRPRNLSLLAKLNWEITNDDHSPWVLSGPSSMVPSMFMKRIKWFVILLTLMVAGTGRASPSPPPQSFIDIIQAIPINLTSPLGDTTAWSLSRDGNFNLASAYLLAKGLNALNPPTFTSNWIWKMKVPQKIIIFLWLCSHNSIPVREVLGSRGLILDQACPLCHSQVESINHLLRECPFAVSFWNQLGLPSKVIQFFSLPLLDWLHLNGTSTIISKRHLMPWKVIFCFGIWSLWLNRNSIVHQRKQAAPPLIKDCIAKAAEFFFLTQGTNSSSHKRNLVVSWAKPNPGWHKLNTDASVLSSSGFASGGGLLRDSCGSWVQGFTKKIGTTNCLLAELWALKDGLSMARNMCVEKLIVNVDAIEVVNLLSNTKATNRLTQPIVDTCRTILQAFQEVQLQHCYRETNKAADFLAKLGHSLSEPFVYYMTPPFGIMEVLSNDANAVLYNRVTRVVTADFM, encoded by the exons ATGAAATCCTCCTTTAGAAGCTGTATTCGTGATCTAACTAAGTTTCACTCTCCTGGCATTGTGGTTGTAACTGAGACCCGTATTAGCGGATCTCGAGCTGGTGATATTCTCCGATCCTTGCCCTATGATGGTATCCACACTACTGACCCTATTGGCTTTGCTGGGGGTATTTGGCTCTTATGGCGGAAAGACATGGCCGACTTGGAAGTTCTTGCGGCCACTGAGCAAGAGATTCACGCCATTGTCAAGGTAAATAATTTTGATCACCCTTGGCTCCTCTCTGCAATTTATGGTAGCCCTAGATTTGCTGAACGTAAGATTCTTTGGGAAAACTTGTGTTCTGTTTCTACCCTCCATAATCTTCCCTGGGCCATTGTGGGGGATTTTAATGATGTTCTCAACGACTCTGAAAAATTGGGGGGAAATAGAGTTAACATGACCAGGGCTACAGCTTATAGTGACTGCATGAGTTCTTGCAACATGATTGATCTCGGGTTTTCTGGGCCCATCTACACCTGGACTAATCGTAGAGATGCCAATGGGCTTATCCAAACTAGAATTGATCGTTGTTGGGCCAATCCTAGTTGGACTATCACTTACCCTGAGGCAAATGTAACTCATCTTCCTCGGATAAGTTCTGACCACTGCCCTCTCCTTTTAAGCTTATCTAGAGCAGTGCACAACAAGCCTCAAAGACCCTTCAGATTCGAAAAAATGTGGCTCACCCACCCGGGATTTCCTGCTATCGTTGATAGGGCATGGGATCATGCTCCCAACCTTGCCCAGGCCATCTCTTCTTTCACAAATTATGCCACTGTTTGGAATAAGGAggtttttggaaatttatttGCTCGAAAGAAAATAATTCTAGCTCGCCTTATAGGGGTCCAAAAAGCCATTGCAGTTAAGCCCTCCCCCTTTCTCCTCTCCCTTGATCAAGAGCTATCTCTAGCATACTCTGAAATATTGAATCAAGAGGAAGATTTTTGGGCTCTCAAATCCCGCTTAGATTGGCAAACCCAAGGAGACAGAAATACTGCCTTTTTTCATGTTAAAACCATAACTCGCAGAAAGTTTAATAGAATTGATCGACTGAAAAACCATCTTGGCGAATGGTTGACCAATGAGCAGCAA GCTGTTACACTTTCTGAGGATGATTCATCTTTGCTTTCCGCCAATGTCTCTTCTCTGGAAATCAAGAATGCCATCTTTTCCCTAAAGCCTTACAAAGCTCCAGGAGTTGATGGCTTACATGCTGGGTTTTTCCAACATTTTTGGCCCACCCTTGAGCAATCAGTCACGGAGGAAATTAGAACCATCTTTGCTTCTGGTGTGATGCCAACCTACCTAAACCAAACTCTTGTTGTTCTTATTCCTAAGAGGGTTGGTCCTGAACTTCTTGGGCACTTTAGGCCGATTAGCCTGTGCTCAACAATTTACAAAGCTGTGACAAAGATAATCGTCAATAGAATTCGGCCTTTCATGCACCAATTGGTCTCCCCCTTTCAAACTGCCTTCATCCCTGGTCGGAAAGGCCGTGATAACATGATAATAGCCCAAGAAATCCTCCATTccatggggaaaaaaaaggggcGTACTGGTGTTATGGCCCTTAAGATTGACCTCGAAAAGGCCTTTGATAGGTTGGAATGgagcttcattagggaagttTTGCTCCACTTCAATTTTCCTTCTAATCTTATTGCTTTAATCATGGAGTGTATCTCAACCTCTTCTGTTGCAATCCTCTTCAATGGAGGTAAGCTTGAGCCTTTTCTCCCTTCGCGAGGTATTCGTCAGGGAGACCCCATTTCGCCATatattttcattctttgccTTGAATACCTCGGGTTTCTCATACATGAAAAGATCAATAACAAGGCTTGGAAAGCAGTCAAGGCCTCCAGATCTGGTCCGGCTTTCACTCATCTTTTTTTCGCAGATGACCTAATCCTCTTTGGGCAAGCTTCAGTATCCACATCTAGTGCAATAGACGATGTGCTTAATCACTTTTGCCAGCTCTCTGGGCAGAAGGTCAGCAATGATAAATCCCGGattctcttctcaaaaaacaCTCCCCTTGCAACCCGAGACAGCATTTGCAACAATTTGGGCTTCTTAGAAACAACCAAGTTTGACAAATACTTGGGCTTCCCTCTTAAATTTTCTGACCGAGGCAGCAAGGATTTTGACTTTATTATTCAAAGAACCCAAGAAAAATTGGCGGGTTGGCAAGCTAATTTGCTCTCTTTGGCTGGTAGGCGCATCCTAATTCAAACTTCTTCCACTGCAATAGCAGATTATGTGATGCAGGGTGCCCTTCTTCCCAGCAGAGTTTGCCAAGAGCTTGATAGGGCTCATCGTAACTTTCTTTGGGCCTCCACTCCcgaaaaaaggaaaatgcacATGGTGAATTGGGATAAGGTCACTTCTCCTACTGATCATGGAGGTCTTGGCATTCATGCTTCCCGACCTAGAAATCTATCTCTCTTGGCCAAGCTGAACTGGGAAATTACAAATGATGATCATTCTCCTTGG GTCCTGTCAGGTCCATCTTCTATGGTCCCCTCAATGTTCATGAAGAGGATAAAATGGTTTGTGATTTTATTGACTCTAATGGTTGCTGGAACTGGGAGAGCCTCTCCTTCTCCCCCCCCACAATCCtttattgatattattcaaGCCATCCCCATCAATCTCACCTCCCCTCTCGGTGACACAACTGCATGGTCTCTCTCAAGGGATGGCAATTTCAACTTAGCCTCGGCTTACCTTTTAGCTAAAGGGTTAAATGCTTTGAACCCGCCTACTTTCACCTCTAACTGGATTTGGAAAATGAAAGTCCCtcagaaaattattattttcttgtggCTTTGTTCTCACAATAGCATCCCTGTCAGAGAAGTCTTGGGTTCAAGGGGTTTAATCTTAGATCAAGCTTGCCCCCTTTGCCATAGTCAAGTTGAGTCAATAAACCATCTCCTTAGAGAATGTCCTTTTGCTGTAAGTTTCTGGAATCAGCTTGGCCTTCCTTCAAAAGTCATTCAGTTTTTTAGTCTTCCTCTTCTTGACTGGCTTCACCTCAATGGTACCTCCACTATTATCTCAAAACGCCATCTTATGCCATGGAAAGTCATTTTCTGTTTTGGAATTTGGTCTCTCTGGTTGAACAGGAACTCTATTGTCCATCAACGGAAGCAGGCAGCCCCCCCTCTTATTAAAGATTGCATTGCAAAAGCTGCGGAATTTTTCTTCCTCACTCAAGGAACTAACTCCAGCAGCCATAAAAGAAACTTGGTTGTCTCTTGGGCCAAACCAAATCCTGGGTGGCATAAGCTTAACACAGATGCCTCTGTCTTGTCTTCTTCAGGCTTTGCGAGTGGAGGCGGCCTTCTTAGAGATTCATGTGGTTCTTGGGTGCAAGGCTTCACTAAAAAAATTGGCACTACTAACTGCCTTTTGGCTGAACTATGGGCCTTAAAGGATGGCCTTTCTATGGCTAGAAATATGTGTGTTGAAAAGCTCATTGTTAATGTGGATGCCATTGAAGTTGTTAATCTGTTATCTAACACTAAAGCCACCAATCGGCTAACCCAACCCATTGTGGATACTTGCAGGACCATTCTTCAAGCTTTCCAGGAGGTCCAGCTGCAACATTGCTATAGGGAGACCAACAAAGCTGCTGATTTCCTTGCTAAACTTGGCCATAGTCTGTCTGAACCTTTTGTTTACTATATGACCCCCCCTTTTGGTATTATGGAGGTCTTATCTAATGATGCTAATGCTGTTTTGTATAACCGAGTCACTCGGGTTGTAACTGCTGattttatgtaa
- the LOC126694230 gene encoding non-classical arabinogalactan protein 30-like: MASTQLLILFSSLVLFQLTLPTITSAEPEKKIDVVVEGMVYCQHCEHSGSWSLSEAKPIPAANISVICKNYKDQVSYYKVFETDGNGYFYAQLEGFTMSQCLVEHPLQSCHVKPVSSPLKDCNLLTNINYGLYGSPLRFEGKKLYGSNYEAVIYAAGPLAFRPDHCPPPTHV; this comes from the coding sequence ATGGCAAGTACCCAGCTCTTAATTCTTTTCTCTTCACTCGTGCTTTTCCAATTAACCCTCCCCACCATAACTTCAGCTGAGCCAGAGAAGAAAATCGATGTGGTGGTTGAAGGAATGGTGTACTGCCAGCACTGTGAGCACTCTGGTTCGTGGTCTTTGTCTGAGGCCAAGCCAATCCCAGCTGCCAATATCAGTGTCATTTGCAAGAACTACAAGGACCAAGTGAGCTACTACAAGGTGTTTGAAACTGATGGGAATGGGTACTTCTATGCACAACTTGAAGGCTTCACAATGAGCCAATGTCTAGTGGAACATCCACTCCAATCGTGCCATGTCAAGCCTGTGTCATCTCCTCTAAAAGATTGCAATCTTCTTACAAATATCAACTATGGACTCTATGGCTCCCCACTTCGTTTTGAAGGCAAGAAATTGTATGGAAGCAATTATGAGGCTGTGATCTATGCTGCAGGGCCCTTGGCATTCCGTCCAGACCATTGTCCACCACCAACTCATGTCTAA